ATGGGCTTTCTGGAAAAGACCGACCGCATCGATGCGGCGATGATCGCCCATTATGCCGAAACCAAGCGGCTGGCTGCCCTGCCGCCGCCGAAAGCCGCGCAGATGCGGCTGTCGGCGCTGATGGCGCGGCTGTCCCAGGTCACGAGTGACCTGACCGTCCAGAGGCAGCGCCGCAGTGCGGCCCGCGATCATCAGAGCGTGGCAAGCCTCAACGAGGTGATCGCGCTTCTGGTGCGCCAGAGCCGCACCCTCGAAGGCGAGATTGCCTCGATGATCGATGACGATCCGCTCTGGGCCTGCCTCAACCAGGCCTTTCGCTCGATCAAGGGCGTGGCCAACCGTACCGTTGCCCGGCTGATGGCCGAATTGCCTGAGATCGGCCGGATCTCCAACAAGGCGATCGCCAAGCTGGCCGGCCTTGCGCCGATTGCCAACGACAGCGGCAAACGCAGCGGACATCGGCCGGTGCGCGGCGGGCGCTCCGGACCACGCGCCATTCTGTTCCTGGTTGGCGCCATCGCAGCCCGACACAATCCGCATCTGGCGGCATTCCAGCAAAGGTTGCAAAGCCAGGGCAAACCGAAAATGGTCATCCGCATCGCGCTCGCCCGAAAACTCCTGGTCATTCTCAATGCAAAAGCACGAGATGCGCGAAGAGAATTCGAACATGCAACTTGACAGCCCAGATAGTCGCTCATCCGCCCTCACGGGCGGCTGAGGGGGCTGCACGGCACACCCTCAAACCCCACTCGCCACCGATGCAAAAAAACCTTCCGGGCTCCCCACCTCCACCAGCCGCTTCCTCTCGATCAGCCAGAACCGGTTGCCTACCGCCCGCACGAAACTGCGGTCGTGCGATACCAGCAGGCAGCTGGCTTCGTGCGCCATCAGCTCGCTCTCCAGTGCTTCCTGTCCCTCGATGTCGAGGTGGTTGGTCGGCTCGTCGAGCAGGGTGAAGTTCGGTTCGGTCAGCCTCAGCACCAGCATGCCGAGCCGCGCCTTCTGGCCGCCGGAAAGCTGGCCGATCGGTTTTGCCTGCATGTCGATCGTCATGCCGGCACCGGCAAGCAGCGCGCGTGCCCGCTGATCGCCGACATCGAAGCGGCGGATAATCGTGCCGATCGGCGTGTCGGTGTCGGCAAGATCGGCAAGCGCCTGGTCGCCATAGCCGAGAACCAGCGACGGCGTCGCCTTGATGCTATCGCGCGCGGTCTCCGGTCTTTCGATCGCCTGCTTCAGCATCAAGACCAGCCGCGACTTGCCGGCGCCGTTCAGGCCGAGCAGCACGATCCGGTCGCCCTGGCAGATGAATTGCCGGCCGGTCTTGAACAGCAGCGTTCCATCCGGCGTCGTCACCGCCGCATCCTCCAGCGTCACCAGCACCTTGGCATGCGTGCCGCGGTTGGTAAGCCGGATGGCGCCGGCCGAGCGCTCGAGATGCGCCGGTTTTGCTGCATCCTCCAGCTTCTCCGCCCGC
This Rhizobium sp. NZLR1 DNA region includes the following protein-coding sequences:
- a CDS encoding IS110 family transposase; the encoded protein is MNRVICGVDVSKDWLDASIRPSGTFERFSNDATGIGALADLCRAENVELVVMEASGGYERTAFLLLWEMGIACALANPRHVRRFAEAMGFLEKTDRIDAAMIAHYAETKRLAALPPPKAAQMRLSALMARLSQVTSDLTVQRQRRSAARDHQSVASLNEVIALLVRQSRTLEGEIASMIDDDPLWACLNQAFRSIKGVANRTVARLMAELPEIGRISNKAIAKLAGLAPIANDSGKRSGHRPVRGGRSGPRAILFLVGAIAARHNPHLAAFQQRLQSQGKPKMVIRIALARKLLVILNAKARDARREFEHAT